A region from the Myripristis murdjan chromosome 23, fMyrMur1.1, whole genome shotgun sequence genome encodes:
- the ifrd1 gene encoding interferon-related developmental regulator 1 — translation MPRSKKRNSRGGQHATVQPFSDEDASIETLSHCSSFSDTTSVADEGGEANEDAAEEDFQYKLKGFIDSTVDKSAKTRQGALDGLKTAMATRILYEFISERRMTITDSIERCLKKGKGEEQRAAASLACLLCIQLGSGIESEEVFKTLKPVFKNILADGSANIQVRQAVATSLGLCTLVAEDDIMDVHATMECFEGLFTRSYVKEDGTRPAMGPQTTQLHTNALLSWALLLTICTASQLKDILHKHLPKLPMLLESEDVNMRIAAGETIALLFELARVMDSEFEFDEWDDLCDKLSALATDCNKHRAKTDKRKQRSVFRDVLKAVEEGDFQSESIRFGTERMTIDTWVRKRTYDAFREFVGSGMNYHLQANEFIRDVFELGPPMLVDSATLKAMKISRFERHLYNSAAFKARTKARNKFRDKRVDVGEF, via the exons ATGCCAAGGTCCAAGAAGAGGAATAGCAGGG GGGGGCAGCATGCAACTGTGCAGCCTTTCAGCGATGAGGATGCCTCCATTGAGACCCTCAGCCAttgcagcagcttcagtgacaccACCAGTGTAGCAGatgaag GAGGAGAAGCCAATGAGGATGCAGCTGAGGAGGATTTCCAGTATAAGCTGAAGGGATTCATAGACAGCACGGTGGATAAGAG TGCTAAGACCAGACAGGGGGCTTTGGATGGGCTAAAGACAGCAATGGCCACACGGATCCTGTATGAGTTCATCTCAGAAAGAAGGATGACCATCACAGACAGCATTGAACGGTGCCTCAAGAAAG GCAAAGGCGAGGAGCAGCGAGCAGCTGCCTCTTTAGCCTGCCTGCTGTGTATCCAACTGGGCTCGGGCATCGAAAGTGAGGAAGTGTTCAAGACCCTCAAACCCGTCTTCAAAAACATCCTGGCAGATGGATCAGCTAACATCCAAGTCAGACAAGCT GTTGCGACAAGCCTGGGCCTCTGCACTCTGGTTGCGGAAGATGACATCATG GACGTGCATGCCACCATGGAGTGCTTTGAGGGCCTGTTCACACGGTCTTATGTGAAAGAGGATGGTACCCGACCTGCCATGGGCCCCCAGACCACCCAGCTCCACACCAACGCCCTGCTGTCCTGGGCACTGCTGCTCACCATCTGCACTGCCAGCCAGCTCAAAGACATTCTGCACAA ACACCTGCCCAAACTGCCCATGCTGTTGGAAAGTGAGGATGTCAACATGAGAATTGCTGCAGGAGAGACCATTGCCTTGCTCTTTGAACTTGCCAGAGTCATGGATTCT GAGTTTGAATTTGACGAGTGGGACGACCTGTGTGATAAACTGAGCGCTCTAGCCACCGACTGTAACAAGCACAGAGCCAAGACGGACAAGAGGAAGCAGCGGTCTGTGTTCCGGGACGTGCTCAAGGCTGTCGAG GAGGGTGACTTCCAGTCGGAGAGCATTCGATTTGGGACAGAGCGCATGACCATCGACACCTGGGTCAGAAAAAGGACATACGATGCTTTCAGAGAGTTTGTGGGCTCCGGGATGAACTACCACCTACag GCAAATGAATTCATCAGGGATGTGTTTGAACTGGGACCACCGATGCTGGTTGACTCTGCCACATTGAAGGCCATGAAAATCTCTCGCTTTGAGAGG CATCTCTACAACTCGGCTGCATTTAAGGCTCGGACCAAGGCCAGGAACAAGTTCCGTGACAAGAGGGTGGATGTGGGcgaattttaa